A DNA window from Turicibacter sp. TJ11 contains the following coding sequences:
- a CDS encoding GntP family permease: MDLQITTFGALLGLGVSIFLIIKKIHPAYSLILGALIGGIVGGAGLTETVNIMINGSKEMMPSIIRIITSGVLAGVLIQTGSAAKIADQIVKLLGEKHALFALALATMILTASGVFVDISVITVAPIALALGKKLNYSKIAVLLAMIGGGKCGNVVSPNPNTIAASENFGVELSSLMGANVVGALVGLVVTVFLVKLLVNKGEKVKEVVEQHKQEDLPSFFAAILGPLVAIILLALRPLAGITVDPLIALPVGGLIGVIACGKVKQINEYMTFGLAKMMPVAVLLVGTGAVAGIIKASTVQVDTIALLSSLSIPEFLLAPIAGILMGAATASTTAGTTIASATFGPAIMAAGVSALGGAAMVHAGATVLDHLPHGSFFHSTAGATNVSINERLKLIPYESLIGLAITITTTILWGIIL, from the coding sequence ATGGATTTACAAATTACAACATTCGGTGCCTTATTAGGACTAGGCGTTTCAATATTTCTAATTATTAAAAAAATTCATCCCGCTTATAGTTTAATTTTAGGTGCTTTAATCGGTGGAATAGTTGGTGGGGCAGGGTTAACTGAGACGGTTAACATCATGATTAATGGATCAAAGGAAATGATGCCATCAATTATTCGAATTATTACATCAGGGGTTTTAGCTGGAGTGTTAATTCAAACGGGTTCTGCTGCTAAGATTGCCGATCAAATTGTCAAACTATTAGGGGAAAAGCATGCGTTATTTGCATTAGCTTTAGCGACAATGATTTTAACTGCATCAGGGGTATTTGTCGATATTTCTGTTATTACTGTTGCTCCGATTGCATTAGCTTTAGGTAAAAAACTAAATTATTCAAAAATTGCTGTCTTACTTGCTATGATTGGTGGAGGAAAATGCGGAAATGTCGTATCACCTAACCCAAATACGATTGCAGCTTCTGAGAACTTTGGAGTTGAATTATCAAGCTTAATGGGAGCTAACGTTGTGGGAGCACTAGTTGGGCTAGTTGTTACAGTATTTCTTGTTAAATTACTAGTTAACAAAGGTGAGAAAGTCAAAGAAGTTGTAGAACAACATAAGCAAGAAGATTTACCAAGCTTTTTTGCAGCTATTTTAGGACCGCTTGTAGCGATTATTTTATTAGCCTTACGCCCTTTAGCTGGAATAACAGTTGATCCATTAATTGCACTACCAGTTGGAGGATTAATTGGTGTGATTGCTTGTGGTAAAGTTAAACAGATTAATGAATATATGACATTTGGATTGGCTAAAATGATGCCTGTAGCTGTTTTATTAGTCGGAACAGGTGCGGTTGCCGGAATTATAAAAGCCTCAACAGTACAAGTTGATACAATTGCTCTTTTAAGTAGCTTAAGTATTCCTGAATTTTTATTAGCACCAATCGCTGGAATTTTAATGGGGGCAGCAACAGCCTCAACGACAGCAGGAACAACAATTGCTTCTGCAACATTTGGACCTGCAATTATGGCAGCTGGCGTTTCTGCACTAGGTGGAGCCGCAATGGTACATGCTGGGGCAACAGTTCTGGATCATCTACCTCATGGATCATTCTTCCATTCAACAGCAGGAGCTACAAACGTATCTATTAATGAACGTTTAAAATTAATCCCATATGAATCATTAATAGGTTTAGCAATTACCATTACGACAACCATTCTTTGGGGCATTATTCTATAA